The proteins below are encoded in one region of Leptotrichia sp. oral taxon 218:
- a CDS encoding glycogen synthase gives MKIVYLASEVAPFYKSGGLADVMGALPKKMQELGHEVSIIMPKYDKIPLKFLEKLEWVARLESHGDIFNLVRYPDDKINYYFIENKALFERGRVYGDYDEDIQYAMFSELALRFLKEINLQPDILHCNDWQTGPVPYFLNVRYNYDPFYWDMRTVYSIHNLMYQGRFSKRSFERMGYYINDRNDLNFMEIGIGSGDVVNTVSPTYAEEIKYPYFSEGLEWITNHKKIYGILNGIDVNVFDPKNTKGVIPFDKDHLDKKKENKYKLQEKLGLPKSDNAMISIVTRLVEGKGLDLVSAALENLLQYDAVQIVILGSGDKFYEDYYNHLAWKYPDKFKVHLGYNAELANEIYAGSDMFLMPSRYEPCGLSQMIAMRFGTIPIVRETGGLKDTVKPYNVFTDEGNGFSFTNFNADDMLFTIKVAEGIYYDRPEIWEKLVKRNMELDFSWDKSAKEYVKLYEEAKSH, from the coding sequence TTGAAAATAGTTTATTTAGCCTCAGAAGTAGCTCCATTTTACAAATCTGGTGGTCTTGCAGATGTAATGGGTGCACTGCCAAAGAAAATGCAGGAATTAGGACACGAAGTTTCAATAATAATGCCAAAATATGACAAAATTCCGTTAAAATTTTTAGAAAAATTGGAATGGGTGGCAAGACTTGAAAGTCATGGAGATATTTTTAACTTAGTTAGATATCCAGATGATAAAATAAATTATTATTTTATTGAAAATAAAGCATTATTTGAGCGTGGAAGAGTTTATGGAGATTATGACGAAGATATTCAATATGCGATGTTTTCTGAATTGGCACTTAGATTCTTAAAAGAAATAAATTTACAACCAGATATTTTACATTGTAATGACTGGCAAACAGGACCTGTTCCATATTTTTTGAATGTGAGATATAACTACGATCCATTTTATTGGGACATGAGAACAGTTTATTCAATTCATAATTTGATGTATCAAGGAAGATTTTCTAAAAGATCTTTTGAGAGAATGGGATATTATATTAATGACAGAAATGATTTAAACTTTATGGAAATAGGAATTGGCTCTGGAGATGTTGTAAATACAGTTAGTCCGACTTATGCTGAAGAAATAAAATATCCTTATTTTAGTGAAGGACTTGAATGGATTACAAATCACAAGAAAATTTATGGAATTTTGAATGGAATTGATGTCAATGTATTTGATCCTAAAAATACAAAAGGAGTAATTCCTTTTGACAAAGATCACCTTGACAAGAAAAAAGAAAATAAATACAAATTGCAAGAAAAATTAGGACTTCCAAAATCAGATAACGCAATGATTTCAATAGTTACTAGACTTGTTGAAGGAAAAGGTTTAGATTTGGTAAGTGCTGCACTTGAAAATCTATTGCAATATGATGCTGTTCAAATTGTAATTTTAGGTAGTGGAGATAAATTTTATGAAGATTACTATAACCATTTAGCTTGGAAATATCCTGATAAATTTAAAGTTCATTTGGGTTACAATGCAGAACTTGCAAATGAAATTTATGCAGGAAGTGACATGTTTTTAATGCCTTCAAGATATGAGCCATGTGGACTTAGCCAAATGATAGCAATGCGTTTTGGAACTATTCCAATTGTGCGTGAAACAGGTGGATTAAAAGATACAGTTAAACCTTATAATGTATTTACAGACGAAGGAAATGGTTTTTCATTTACAAATTTCAATGCAGATGATATGTTATTTACGATAAAAGTGGCAGAAGGAATCTATTACGATAGACCAGAAATTTGGGAAAAATTAGTTAAAAGAAATATGGAATTAGATTTTTCTTGGGATAAATCGGCTAAAGAATATGTAAAATTGTATGAAGAAGCGAAATCTCATTAA
- a CDS encoding glucose-1-phosphate adenylyltransferase: MEILAMILAGGRGSRLDILSEKRVKPSVPFAGKFRIIDFALSNCSNSGIYDVALLTQYLPLSLNEHIGSGRPWDFDRRDSSITMLQPHEKLSGNSWYRGTADAIRQNIEFIKNKNPKYVLILSGDHIYKMNYKWMLKEHEENDAELTIAVQPVPIKEASRFGIFEVDENKKILNFEEKPAEPKSNLASMGIYIFNTDTLLEYLESLPNEDLDFGMHVIPSMIQNDRKVYVHTYDSYWKDVGTYDSYLEANLDLIKKSEEVGINLYDKDWKIYTRSEDLAPVRIGITGNVQNSLICNGCKIEGSVQNSVLGPGVTVRKGATVRNSIIFSGTYIDENSHIDTVIADKNTYIGKNSFIGNGNADIPNKERPDLLSSGITVIGKGVHIPDGSIIGKNVRILSGVRVDSHNRTIETGETVR, from the coding sequence ATGGAAATTTTAGCTATGATATTAGCTGGTGGAAGAGGTTCTAGACTTGACATCTTATCAGAAAAAAGAGTTAAACCTAGCGTTCCGTTTGCTGGAAAATTTAGAATTATAGATTTTGCACTTAGTAACTGTTCAAATTCAGGAATTTATGATGTTGCACTTCTTACTCAATATTTACCATTGTCATTAAATGAACACATTGGTTCAGGAAGACCATGGGATTTTGACAGAAGAGATTCAAGTATCACAATGTTACAACCGCACGAAAAACTTAGCGGAAACTCTTGGTATAGAGGGACAGCTGACGCAATCAGACAAAATATAGAGTTTATAAAAAATAAAAATCCAAAATATGTATTAATCTTATCAGGAGATCACATTTATAAAATGAATTATAAATGGATGTTAAAAGAACACGAAGAAAATGATGCTGAACTTACAATAGCAGTTCAACCTGTGCCAATAAAAGAAGCAAGTAGATTTGGGATTTTTGAAGTTGATGAAAACAAAAAAATTCTTAATTTTGAAGAAAAACCAGCTGAACCAAAAAGTAATTTAGCTTCAATGGGAATTTATATTTTTAACACAGACACTTTATTAGAATATCTTGAAAGTCTTCCAAATGAAGATTTAGACTTTGGAATGCATGTAATTCCTTCAATGATTCAAAATGACAGAAAAGTTTATGTTCACACTTATGACAGTTATTGGAAAGATGTGGGAACTTATGATTCATACCTTGAAGCAAACTTGGATTTGATTAAGAAATCTGAAGAAGTTGGAATTAACTTATATGACAAAGATTGGAAAATTTACACTAGAAGTGAAGATTTAGCACCAGTTAGAATAGGAATAACAGGAAATGTTCAAAATTCATTGATTTGTAACGGATGTAAAATTGAAGGAAGCGTTCAAAACTCAGTATTAGGACCAGGAGTTACAGTAAGAAAAGGTGCGACAGTTAGAAATAGTATAATTTTCTCAGGAACTTATATAGATGAAAATTCTCACATAGATACTGTAATTGCTGATAAAAATACATATATTGGAAAAAATTCATTTATAGGAAATGGAAATGCTGATATTCCTAACAAAGAAAGACCTGATCTATTATCTTCGGGAATTACCGTTATAGGAAAAGGTGTTCATATACCTGACGGTTCAATTATTGGTAAAAATGTAAGAATACTTAGTGGTGTAAGAGTTGACTCACATAACAGAACTATCGAAACTGGAGAAACAGTAAGATAA
- a CDS encoding argininosuccinate synthase, which yields MAKEKVVLAYSGGLDTSIIIPWLKNNYDLEVIACCVDVGQDEDMNAVKQKAIESGASKVYVEDKKAEFVKDYAFRALRAGAVYENKYLLGTSFARPLISKTLVEVAHKEGAKYICHGCTGKGNDQVRFETGVFSLDPTIQIIAPWRIWDISSREDAIDYAQRFDIKINVTKEKIYSRDQNLWHISHEGGDIEGLENEHKEDIVYVMTTPPEKAPDKPTYVEITFEQGWPIKVDGEALEPVDLLRKLNKIAGENGVGVIDIVENRLVGMKSRGIYETPGGTLLMEALKDLETLIFDKDTFEFKKLVSRKYADLTYAGQWFTPLREGLDAFVEETSKNVNGTIKLKLYKGSIKIAGRFTDFALYDEGISSFGASELYSHKDAEGFIKLFSLPNRIRAYKKHK from the coding sequence ATGGCAAAAGAAAAAGTAGTATTAGCCTATTCAGGTGGATTAGATACATCAATTATCATACCTTGGTTAAAAAATAACTATGATTTAGAAGTAATCGCTTGTTGTGTAGATGTGGGACAAGACGAAGATATGAACGCTGTAAAGCAAAAAGCAATTGAATCAGGAGCTTCTAAAGTTTATGTAGAAGATAAAAAAGCAGAATTTGTAAAAGATTACGCATTTCGTGCATTAAGAGCCGGAGCAGTTTATGAAAATAAATATTTACTGGGAACATCTTTTGCAAGACCATTAATTTCAAAAACACTTGTAGAAGTTGCTCATAAAGAAGGAGCAAAATATATTTGTCACGGATGTACAGGAAAGGGAAATGATCAAGTTAGATTTGAAACAGGTGTATTTTCATTAGATCCAACAATTCAAATTATAGCTCCGTGGAGAATTTGGGACATTTCATCAAGAGAAGATGCAATTGATTACGCTCAAAGATTTGACATAAAAATAAATGTTACAAAAGAAAAAATTTATTCAAGAGATCAAAATTTATGGCATATTTCACACGAAGGTGGAGATATTGAAGGTCTTGAAAATGAACACAAGGAAGATATTGTCTATGTGATGACAACACCGCCTGAAAAAGCACCAGATAAACCAACTTATGTAGAAATTACTTTTGAGCAAGGTTGGCCAATTAAAGTTGACGGAGAAGCTTTGGAACCAGTTGACTTGCTTAGAAAATTAAATAAAATTGCAGGAGAAAATGGAGTCGGAGTTATTGATATCGTTGAAAATAGACTTGTTGGAATGAAATCTCGTGGAATTTATGAAACTCCAGGTGGAACACTTCTTATGGAAGCGTTAAAAGATTTGGAAACACTGATTTTTGACAAGGATACATTTGAATTCAAAAAATTAGTTTCAAGAAAATATGCTGATTTGACTTATGCTGGACAATGGTTCACACCGCTTCGTGAAGGACTTGACGCTTTTGTTGAGGAAACTTCAAAAAATGTAAATGGTACAATAAAATTAAAATTATACAAAGGAAGCATAAAAATCGCCGGAAGATTTACTGATTTTGCGCTTTATGACGAAGGAATTTCATCATTTGGAGCAAGCGAATTATATAGCCATAAAGATGCAGAAGGATTTATAAAATTATTCTCACTTCCAAACAGAATAAGAGCTTATAAAAAACATAAATAA